In a single window of the Rhopalosiphum padi isolate XX-2018 chromosome 1, ASM2088224v1, whole genome shotgun sequence genome:
- the LOC132926751 gene encoding uncharacterized protein LOC132926751, with amino-acid sequence MTVRSVLNNFNRCFLFCGIGSINYNQGSLKTTVMFNVLRYFIICVSVVGIYDANIWVTKEDSDMTEITSIIAITCFELMLIGKFASNMCRIFFDEQLFLTLTKLEKIHEKLIQMNVVEWFFSNVCHCVAFCEYILLILYIKWLVNKINDQILERYATISTLRDLYLEVIECLDDINRSINGLSVIFGLIGANVVQIITVLYRYIIFPGNYINDDYTVYAFIILSTKIFNIILFYKIGDITEKEINRMSHVLHQRFTIERNPRIKRQIKFFILRRLHEHYHFKLYGIYQINLRQLLILSNKVCAYLFIQILFKLNK; translated from the exons ATGACTGTGAGatcagtattaaataatttcaacaggtgttttttattttgtggtaTTGGTAGTATAAACTACAACCAGGGAAGTCTTAAGACGACGGTGATGTTTAATGTCTTGcgatatttcataatttgtgTTAGCGTGGTAGGAATATACGACGCCAACATATGg GTAACTAAGGAGGATTCGGATATGACGGAAATAACGTCAATTATAGCGATCACTTGTTTCGAGTTAATGTTGATTGGAAAATTTGCATCTAATATGTGTCGAATATTTTTTGATGAGCaactatttttaacattaactaAACTTGAAAAAATTCACGAAAAGTTGATACAAATGAATGTG gttgaaTGGTTTTTCTCAAATGTATGTCACTGCGTTGCATTTTGTGAATAcatattactaatattgtacattaagtGGTTAgtgaacaaaataaatgatCAAATTTTGGAAAGATATGCAACAATAAGCACACTCAGAGATTTGTATTTGGAAGTTATAGAATGCTTAGACGATATCAATAGATCAATAAATGGTTTGTCGGTCATATTTGGTCTTATCGGGGCAAATGTTGTTCAAATTATTACCGTATTGTACCGTTATATAATTTTCCctggaaattatattaatgatgatTATACTGTGtatgcttttataatattatcaacaaaaatattcaatattatacttttctacAAGATTGGAGATATCACGGAAAAAgag atTAATCGGATGAGTCATGTATTACATCAACGGTTCACGATAGAAAGAAATCCTAGAATAAAACGCCAG ATCAAGTTTTTTATACTTCGAAGATTGCATGAACACTATCATTTTAAGTTGTATGGAATATATCAGATTAATTTAAGACAACTACTGATCTTATCAAACAAAGTATGTGCTtacttatttattcaaattttgttcaaattgaataaataa